Proteins co-encoded in one Mastacembelus armatus chromosome 24, fMasArm1.2, whole genome shotgun sequence genomic window:
- the reps1 gene encoding ralBP1-associated Eps domain-containing protein 1 isoform X1 translates to MESLTLTDVEQKYYSDLFVYCDTDNTKKVASNGRVLDLFRAAQLPSEVVLQITELCGATRLGHFGRSQFYIALKLIAIAQSGLPLRVESLNSVKDLPLPRFAVKNEAEARHAVLYQDTDSQGLYPASAAAVIPRPPGRGYQNKKGPPSSTSLPVHEVIQPLAPSIESQPEPTSPVVSPHQSPPTSPHSWRKHKRQHSGGNADRQPVAATGAVWTQFREPQTGTVSGDGMWSSHSPPPPGQESWVSFTADTPPSSTLPAMHPSSVQESTTIRTVASAATTNEIQRQSSGYDDPWKITDEQRQYYINQFKTIQPDLTGFIPGSAAKEFFTKSKLPILELSHIWELSDFDKDGALTLDEFCAAFHLVVARKNGYDLPEKLPESLMPKLIDLDDSAEVPEPTTDVGYSASPVEVTPNKSPSMPSLNQAWPEMNQSNEQWETFSERSSSSQTLTQFDSNIAPADPDTAIVHPVPIRMTPSKIHMQEMELKRTGSDHNHPTSPLLAKPPELSEEAKLPASIKFVAANTVGDGYSSSDSFTSDQEPITRQRSQSGTSPEGLKVVAPPPPPPRPQHSHSRSSSLDMNRTFAAATATGQPQPSTIAYPPAVPPRPLPTQTSVPHTGHRVEAEAVPGGPAVLTTTSPQQIPQQPNFADFSQFQAFAASEQPSSLPEVDKHSEAGQVDKVSEGAGPLRTVKSDGQADDRSSTNSAKGSSGPLAPPPKPVRRRLKSEDELRPEDEQHGPQKSNVIAAVLATQPSIPRSLGKDKKAIQASIRRNKETNTVLARLNSELQQQLKDLLEERISLEVQLEQLRPFSHL, encoded by the exons ATGGAAAGTCTAACATTGACTGATGTCGAGCAGAAATACTACTCGGACTTGTTCGTTTACTGCGACACGGACAACACCAAAAAAGTGGCTTCAAATGGGAGAGTTCTTGACCTTTTCCGGGCGGCCCAGCTACCCAGCGAAGTTGTCCTACAG ATCACAGAGCTATGTGGAGCTACCCGGCTGGGTCACTTTGGGCGAAGCCAGTTCTACATCGCCCTCAAACTCATTGCCATTGCCCAGTCCGGGCTCCCTCTGAGGGTGGAAAGCCTCAACTCAG TCAAGGACCTGCCGCTACCCCGGTTCGCGGTAAAAAATGAGGCTGAAGCAAGACATGCAGTGCTGTACCAGGATACAGACAGTCAGGGGTTGTACccagcctctgctgctgcagtcatACCCAGGCCACCAGGCAGGGGCTACCAGAACAAAAAAGGTCCCCCATCATCCACTTCGCTTCCTGTCCATGAAGTCATCCAGCCCCTGGCACCCAGCATAGAGTCCCAG CCTGAACCAACATCCCCGGTGGTCTCCCCTCACCAGTCCCCCCCGACCTCCCCTCACTCCTGGAGGAAACACAAGCGGCAACACAGTGGAGGAAACGCAGACAGACAGCCGGTGGCTGCTACTGGTGCTGTGTGGACACAGTTCCGAGAACCTCAAACAG GGACTGTATCCGGTGATGGCATGTGGTCTTCCCACTCACCCCCTCCTCCAGGTCAAGAGAGTTGGGTCAGTTTCACAGCAGACACCCCACCATCCAGCACGCTCCCAGCCATGCATCCCTCGTCAGTCCAG GAAAGCACAACAATACGAACAGTAGCCTCAGCAGCAACGACCAATGAGATCCAGCGACAGTCCAGCGGCTACGATGATCCGTGGAAGATCACAGACGAACAGAGACAGTATTATATTAACCAGTTTAAAACCATTCAGCCAGACCTCACTGGTTTCATACctg GTTCCGCAGCAAAAGAGTTTTTCACCAAATCAAAACTACCAATTTTAGAGTTGTCGCACATTTG GGAGCTATCAGACTTTGATAAAGATGGAGCGCTGACCCTGGATGAGTTCTGCGCTGCCTTCCACCTGGTTGTGGCCAGGAAGAATGGCTACGACCTCCCTGAGAAGCTGCCTGAGAGCCTGATGCCAAAGCTGATTGACTTGGATGACTCAGCGG aGGTCCCGGAGCCGACTACTGACGTCGGCTACTCTGCCTCCCCGGTGGAGGTCACCCCCAACAAATCGCCCTCCATGCCTTCACTCAACCAGGCCTGGCCAGAGATGAACCAGAGCAATGAG CAGTGGGAGACGTTTAGCGAGCGCTCCTCCAGCTCACAAACTCTGACCCAATTTGACTCTAACATTGCACCAGCTGACCCT GACACAGCCATTGTCCATCCAGTTCCCATCCGGATGACACCCAGTAAGATCCACATGCAAGAGATGGAGCTGAAGAGGACTGGGAGTG ACCACAACCACCCCACCAGTCCTCTGCTTGCCAAACCTCCCGAACTGTCAGAAGAAGCCAAACTACCCGCCTCCATTAAGTTTGTTGCTGCCAACACAGTGG GTGACGGTTACAGCAGTTCAGATTCCTTCACATCAGACCAGGAGCCAATCACAAGACAAAG gTCTCAGTCAGGTACATCCCCAGAGGGTCTGAAGGTGGTagcccctcctccccctccccctcgcCCCCAACACTCTCACTCTCGCTCCTCGTCTCTGGACATGAATCGCACCTTCGCCGCCGCAACCGCCACAGGACAGCCACAGCCCTCTACGATAGCTTACCCGCCTGCTGTGCCTCCACGACCTCTACCTACACAG ACATCAGTACCACACACCGGGCATCGTGTAGAGGCAGAGGCTGTACCAGGAGGCCCCGCCGTGCTCACCACAACTTCCCCCCAGCAGATTCCTCAGCAGCCTAATTTCGCTGACTTCAGTCAGTTTCAGGCCTTCGCAGCTTCTGAACAGCCTTCGAGCCTGCCAGAGGTCGACAAACACAGCGAGGCAGGACAG GTGGACAAGGTATCAGAAGGAGCTGGCCCATTGAGAACAGTGAAGAGTGATGGACAAGCAGATGACAGATCTTCCACCAACTCT GCCAAAGGTTCATCTGGTCCACTAGCACCTCCTCCTAAACCTGTACGTCGGAGGTTGAAGTCTGAAGATGAGCTACGACCGGAAGACGAGCAGCACGGTCCACAAAAATCAAATGTCATAGCTGCTGTCCTGGCCACCCAACCCTCCATCCCAAG GTCAttaggaaaagacaaaaaggccATTCAAGCATCAATCAGAAGAAACAAGGAGACGAACACAGTGCTGGCACGACTTAACAGTGAACTGCAGCAGCAACTGAAG GACCTGCTTGAAGAAAGGATATCTCTGGAAGTCCAACTGGAGCAGCTCAGACCTTTCTCTCACCTTTAA
- the reps1 gene encoding ralBP1-associated Eps domain-containing protein 1 isoform X2, which translates to MESLTLTDVEQKYYSDLFVYCDTDNTKKVASNGRVLDLFRAAQLPSEVVLQITELCGATRLGHFGRSQFYIALKLIAIAQSGLPLRVESLNSVKDLPLPRFAVKNEAEARHAVLYQDTDSQGLYPASAAAVIPRPPGRGYQNKKGPPSSTSLPVHEVIQPLAPSIESQPEPTSPVVSPHQSPPTSPHSWRKHKRQHSGGNADRQPVAATGAVWTQFREPQTGTVSGDGMWSSHSPPPPGQESWVSFTADTPPSSTLPAMHPSSVQESTTIRTVASAATTNEIQRQSSGYDDPWKITDEQRQYYINQFKTIQPDLTGFIPGSAAKEFFTKSKLPILELSHIWELSDFDKDGALTLDEFCAAFHLVVARKNGYDLPEKLPESLMPKLIDLDDSAEVPEPTTDVGYSASPVEVTPNKSPSMPSLNQAWPEMNQSNEDTAIVHPVPIRMTPSKIHMQEMELKRTGSDHNHPTSPLLAKPPELSEEAKLPASIKFVAANTVGDGYSSSDSFTSDQEPITRQRSQSGTSPEGLKVVAPPPPPPRPQHSHSRSSSLDMNRTFAAATATGQPQPSTIAYPPAVPPRPLPTQTSVPHTGHRVEAEAVPGGPAVLTTTSPQQIPQQPNFADFSQFQAFAASEQPSSLPEVDKHSEAGQVDKVSEGAGPLRTVKSDGQADDRSSTNSAKGSSGPLAPPPKPVRRRLKSEDELRPEDEQHGPQKSNVIAAVLATQPSIPRSLGKDKKAIQASIRRNKETNTVLARLNSELQQQLKDLLEERISLEVQLEQLRPFSHL; encoded by the exons ATGGAAAGTCTAACATTGACTGATGTCGAGCAGAAATACTACTCGGACTTGTTCGTTTACTGCGACACGGACAACACCAAAAAAGTGGCTTCAAATGGGAGAGTTCTTGACCTTTTCCGGGCGGCCCAGCTACCCAGCGAAGTTGTCCTACAG ATCACAGAGCTATGTGGAGCTACCCGGCTGGGTCACTTTGGGCGAAGCCAGTTCTACATCGCCCTCAAACTCATTGCCATTGCCCAGTCCGGGCTCCCTCTGAGGGTGGAAAGCCTCAACTCAG TCAAGGACCTGCCGCTACCCCGGTTCGCGGTAAAAAATGAGGCTGAAGCAAGACATGCAGTGCTGTACCAGGATACAGACAGTCAGGGGTTGTACccagcctctgctgctgcagtcatACCCAGGCCACCAGGCAGGGGCTACCAGAACAAAAAAGGTCCCCCATCATCCACTTCGCTTCCTGTCCATGAAGTCATCCAGCCCCTGGCACCCAGCATAGAGTCCCAG CCTGAACCAACATCCCCGGTGGTCTCCCCTCACCAGTCCCCCCCGACCTCCCCTCACTCCTGGAGGAAACACAAGCGGCAACACAGTGGAGGAAACGCAGACAGACAGCCGGTGGCTGCTACTGGTGCTGTGTGGACACAGTTCCGAGAACCTCAAACAG GGACTGTATCCGGTGATGGCATGTGGTCTTCCCACTCACCCCCTCCTCCAGGTCAAGAGAGTTGGGTCAGTTTCACAGCAGACACCCCACCATCCAGCACGCTCCCAGCCATGCATCCCTCGTCAGTCCAG GAAAGCACAACAATACGAACAGTAGCCTCAGCAGCAACGACCAATGAGATCCAGCGACAGTCCAGCGGCTACGATGATCCGTGGAAGATCACAGACGAACAGAGACAGTATTATATTAACCAGTTTAAAACCATTCAGCCAGACCTCACTGGTTTCATACctg GTTCCGCAGCAAAAGAGTTTTTCACCAAATCAAAACTACCAATTTTAGAGTTGTCGCACATTTG GGAGCTATCAGACTTTGATAAAGATGGAGCGCTGACCCTGGATGAGTTCTGCGCTGCCTTCCACCTGGTTGTGGCCAGGAAGAATGGCTACGACCTCCCTGAGAAGCTGCCTGAGAGCCTGATGCCAAAGCTGATTGACTTGGATGACTCAGCGG aGGTCCCGGAGCCGACTACTGACGTCGGCTACTCTGCCTCCCCGGTGGAGGTCACCCCCAACAAATCGCCCTCCATGCCTTCACTCAACCAGGCCTGGCCAGAGATGAACCAGAGCAATGAG GACACAGCCATTGTCCATCCAGTTCCCATCCGGATGACACCCAGTAAGATCCACATGCAAGAGATGGAGCTGAAGAGGACTGGGAGTG ACCACAACCACCCCACCAGTCCTCTGCTTGCCAAACCTCCCGAACTGTCAGAAGAAGCCAAACTACCCGCCTCCATTAAGTTTGTTGCTGCCAACACAGTGG GTGACGGTTACAGCAGTTCAGATTCCTTCACATCAGACCAGGAGCCAATCACAAGACAAAG gTCTCAGTCAGGTACATCCCCAGAGGGTCTGAAGGTGGTagcccctcctccccctccccctcgcCCCCAACACTCTCACTCTCGCTCCTCGTCTCTGGACATGAATCGCACCTTCGCCGCCGCAACCGCCACAGGACAGCCACAGCCCTCTACGATAGCTTACCCGCCTGCTGTGCCTCCACGACCTCTACCTACACAG ACATCAGTACCACACACCGGGCATCGTGTAGAGGCAGAGGCTGTACCAGGAGGCCCCGCCGTGCTCACCACAACTTCCCCCCAGCAGATTCCTCAGCAGCCTAATTTCGCTGACTTCAGTCAGTTTCAGGCCTTCGCAGCTTCTGAACAGCCTTCGAGCCTGCCAGAGGTCGACAAACACAGCGAGGCAGGACAG GTGGACAAGGTATCAGAAGGAGCTGGCCCATTGAGAACAGTGAAGAGTGATGGACAAGCAGATGACAGATCTTCCACCAACTCT GCCAAAGGTTCATCTGGTCCACTAGCACCTCCTCCTAAACCTGTACGTCGGAGGTTGAAGTCTGAAGATGAGCTACGACCGGAAGACGAGCAGCACGGTCCACAAAAATCAAATGTCATAGCTGCTGTCCTGGCCACCCAACCCTCCATCCCAAG GTCAttaggaaaagacaaaaaggccATTCAAGCATCAATCAGAAGAAACAAGGAGACGAACACAGTGCTGGCACGACTTAACAGTGAACTGCAGCAGCAACTGAAG GACCTGCTTGAAGAAAGGATATCTCTGGAAGTCCAACTGGAGCAGCTCAGACCTTTCTCTCACCTTTAA